Proteins encoded together in one Myxococcus stipitatus window:
- a CDS encoding alpha/beta hydrolase → MTGGARRGFWALGLAVLLVSCSRGGGSEAGGRRLELKPCRLEGLSTQALCGTHEVFEDRAAKAGRRIPLRVVVVPALAAQPQPDPLVLLAGGPGQAASRAPVLAAVERIRRHRDIVLVDQRGTGDSNPLKCEVSTPGEGLASAMDDGDVGQKLRACRERWDADVRQYTTPVAMDDLDEVREALGYAKVNLWGVSYGTRAALVYMRQHPERVRTAILDGVAPLSLYLPLYAARDGQRALELLLSHCEKDAACAKAYPELRPRTEALLARLEKAPEQVRVAHPRTGVSEDFPLTRKAFLGSLFGQLYSPEVASLVPLMLDRASHGDWAPFVAMSLQLTDGLESSVSRGLYFAVVCAEDAPFYDAAAVEREAKGTWFGPTQGLEVLAACEGWPRATLPAGYREPVTSDVPTLLLSGELDPVTPPSWAEEAKRTLKNGLHVVVPGVGHNTLGAECARSLMGALLDQGGVEGLKPTCGASLSRPPFFTSFAGPVP, encoded by the coding sequence TGCGGCACGCACGAGGTCTTCGAGGACCGGGCCGCGAAGGCGGGCCGTCGGATTCCCCTGCGCGTGGTGGTGGTGCCGGCGCTGGCGGCCCAGCCCCAGCCCGACCCCCTGGTGCTGCTGGCGGGGGGGCCGGGGCAGGCGGCCTCGCGGGCGCCGGTGCTGGCGGCCGTGGAGCGCATCCGCCGCCACCGCGACATCGTCCTCGTCGACCAGCGCGGCACCGGCGACTCGAACCCGCTGAAGTGCGAGGTGAGCACGCCCGGCGAGGGGCTCGCCAGCGCCATGGACGACGGCGACGTGGGCCAGAAGCTGCGCGCGTGCCGCGAGCGCTGGGACGCGGACGTGCGCCAGTACACCACGCCGGTCGCCATGGACGACCTGGACGAGGTGCGCGAGGCGCTGGGCTACGCGAAGGTCAACCTCTGGGGCGTGTCCTACGGCACGCGCGCGGCGCTGGTGTACATGCGCCAGCATCCGGAGCGGGTGCGCACCGCCATCCTCGACGGCGTGGCGCCGCTGTCCCTGTACCTGCCGCTCTACGCGGCGCGGGACGGACAGCGCGCGCTGGAGCTGCTCTTGTCGCACTGCGAGAAGGACGCGGCCTGCGCGAAGGCGTACCCGGAGCTGCGGCCCCGAACGGAGGCGCTGCTGGCGCGCCTGGAGAAGGCGCCGGAGCAGGTGCGGGTCGCCCACCCCCGCACGGGCGTGTCGGAGGACTTCCCCCTCACGCGCAAGGCGTTCCTGGGCTCCCTGTTCGGGCAGCTCTACAGCCCGGAGGTGGCCTCGCTGGTGCCGCTGATGCTGGACCGGGCGTCGCATGGGGACTGGGCGCCCTTCGTGGCGATGTCCCTGCAGCTGACGGACGGGCTGGAGTCCTCGGTGAGCCGCGGGCTGTACTTCGCCGTCGTGTGCGCGGAGGACGCGCCCTTCTACGACGCGGCGGCGGTGGAGCGCGAGGCGAAGGGGACGTGGTTCGGCCCGACGCAGGGGCTGGAGGTGCTGGCCGCGTGCGAGGGCTGGCCGCGCGCGACGCTGCCGGCGGGCTACCGCGAGCCGGTGACGTCGGACGTGCCCACGCTGCTGTTGTCGGGCGAGCTGGACCCGGTGACGCCGCCGTCCTGGGCCGAGGAGGCGAAGCGCACGTTGAAGAACGGCCTGCACGTGGTGGTGCCGGGCGTGGGGCACAACACGCTGGGCGCCGAGTGCGCCCGCTCGCTGATGGGGGCGCTGTTGGACCAGGGCGGCGTGGAGGGGCTGAAGCCCACCTGCGGCGCGAGCCTCTCCCGGCCTCCCTTCTTCACCTCCTTCGCTGGCCCGGTGCCCTGA